In one window of Propionispora hippei DSM 15287 DNA:
- a CDS encoding flagellar hook-basal body complex protein, with amino-acid sequence MMRAMYSAVSGIKAQQTSLDVISNNIANVDTTGYKSQRVSFSDLLSQTLSSASGSTSTSGGTNPVQVGLGTSVASTDTIMTVGSTQSTGVATDLSISGNGFFIVSGGSQSQYQFTRDGDLSYDVDGNLTVNGYKVCGWESYTTDSNGNKVYNTNGSVEPINLYSDSYSGNKKLMAAKATTKETLSGNLKTSATVKGTALNDIGTISQTATIATNSTGISSLSSTTGLTQGKTYTLALANPSQTVAIGSTNTTGITSISAPSGLTTSSTYTIKLTADGSNFDITWTDASGNTVASKTNVDLSSGSTTLNGSNGETITIPAGTVTAGTMTFTATNTFDVTVKDANNTAIITKSGVDLSSATTLTGTNGETITLPASTSATAGTMTFTAANNKDQTATMTVYDAQGNSYDVSVNFTKSYYDSSTGQTSWYWETSSGDSNVASVTGSGYLLFDSSGNLVTTDNSYPSTASVTVSPGGSSPVTLSLDFSKVASMVLSSGDSSVTSSQDGYAAGTLSGLSIGSDGTITGSYSNGQTQSLAQIALANFTNPEGLEKVGDNLYVTTVNSGAFTGGVVAGSNGTGSLSSGTLEMSNVDLAEQFSDMMISQRAYQANSKVITAADQCLQSLINMVS; translated from the coding sequence ATGATGCGCGCCATGTACTCCGCTGTGTCGGGGATTAAGGCACAACAGACCAGTCTTGATGTCATTTCCAATAACATTGCCAATGTGGATACTACCGGTTATAAATCGCAGCGGGTAAGCTTTAGTGATCTTTTGAGTCAGACTTTAAGTTCGGCTTCCGGTTCAACCAGCACTTCGGGTGGCACTAATCCGGTACAGGTTGGCCTGGGAACCTCGGTAGCCAGTACCGATACCATTATGACAGTGGGCAGTACTCAATCGACAGGAGTAGCAACTGACCTGTCGATCAGCGGCAACGGCTTCTTTATTGTGAGTGGAGGGTCCCAGAGTCAGTATCAGTTTACCCGGGATGGCGACTTATCTTATGATGTTGACGGCAATCTGACTGTCAATGGTTATAAGGTATGCGGCTGGGAATCGTACACAACCGATTCGAATGGCAATAAAGTATATAATACTAACGGTTCGGTAGAGCCGATCAACCTGTATTCCGATTCGTACAGCGGCAATAAGAAGTTAATGGCGGCTAAAGCAACTACTAAGGAAACGCTGTCCGGTAATTTGAAGACTAGCGCAACGGTCAAAGGAACGGCATTGAATGATATCGGAACTATTTCGCAGACCGCGACGATTGCGACGAACAGTACGGGAATTTCCAGTCTTTCCTCGACAACCGGTCTGACCCAGGGAAAAACGTATACATTAGCGCTGGCAAATCCTTCTCAAACGGTAGCAATTGGTTCTACTAATACAACTGGTATTACCAGTATTTCTGCTCCCTCTGGTCTAACGACAAGCAGCACTTATACGATTAAATTAACTGCCGATGGTTCAAACTTTGATATAACTTGGACGGATGCCAGTGGCAATACGGTTGCCTCGAAGACAAATGTAGATTTAAGTAGTGGAAGTACCACGTTGAATGGATCGAACGGGGAAACAATTACAATACCTGCTGGCACAGTGACTGCGGGTACAATGACGTTTACTGCCACTAATACTTTTGATGTCACAGTAAAGGACGCCAATAATACTGCGATTATTACGAAGAGTGGAGTGGATTTAAGCAGCGCAACTACTTTGACAGGCACGAATGGAGAGACCATTACCTTGCCGGCCAGCACCAGCGCAACGGCAGGGACCATGACATTTACTGCCGCTAACAACAAAGATCAGACGGCGACGATGACCGTATATGATGCTCAGGGCAATTCGTATGATGTAAGCGTAAACTTTACTAAAAGCTATTATGATTCGTCCACCGGGCAAACCAGTTGGTATTGGGAAACCTCATCCGGCGACAGCAATGTAGCCTCAGTAACAGGCAGCGGTTATTTACTGTTTGATTCAAGCGGTAATTTGGTGACTACTGATAACTCCTATCCTTCTACTGCGTCCGTTACCGTATCGCCCGGCGGCAGTTCGCCTGTTACACTGTCACTTGATTTCTCTAAAGTAGCTTCCATGGTATTGAGCAGCGGGGACAGCAGTGTTACTTCCAGTCAGGACGGTTACGCGGCAGGGACCTTATCTGGTCTGAGCATCGGTTCGGACGGAACGATAACCGGGAGCTACAGCAACGGACAGACTCAGTCGTTAGCGCAAATTGCGTTGGCCAATTTTACCAATCCGGAAGGCTTGGAAAAAGTCGGTGACAACTTGTATGTTACTACCGTCAATTCCGGGGCGTTTACCGGTGGTGTGGTGGCCGGCAGTAACGGTACCGGCTCGCTGAGCAGCGGCACGCTGGAAATGTCCAATGTGGATCTGGCCGAGCAATTCAGTGATATGATGATCAGCCAACGGGCTTACCAGGCTAACAGTAAAGTTATTACCGCTGCCGACCAGTGCCTGCAATCACTGATCAATATGGTCAGTTAA
- a CDS encoding ABC transporter permease — MAVPLLLVLMVSFCKRSPYGDVLYQFTLDNYGRMLDPLYLKVLWSSLSISLATTILCLLLGYPFAYFIARARKRYRIYLLMLTIVPFWTNSLVRTYAWIVLLRTEGIINSYLLKLGLISQPLAMLYNQESVLLGMVYMLFPFMVLPLYASIEKMDRAYLEAAADLGANPVQSFLKVTVPLTLPGIIAGSLLVFVPTLGYFFIPDLMGGSKIMLISNLIKNQFLTARDWPFGAALSIILILLTLVLIAIYLRVLGKQKNPEVF, encoded by the coding sequence TTGGCGGTACCGTTATTGCTGGTGCTGATGGTCAGTTTTTGTAAACGCAGTCCTTATGGCGACGTCCTGTACCAGTTTACGCTGGATAATTACGGCCGCATGCTGGACCCCCTGTATCTAAAGGTACTGTGGAGTTCCCTTAGCATTTCACTGGCGACTACCATTTTATGTCTGCTTTTGGGTTACCCCTTTGCGTATTTTATTGCCCGGGCCCGGAAGCGTTACCGGATATATTTGCTGATGCTTACCATTGTTCCGTTCTGGACCAATTCACTGGTCCGGACTTACGCCTGGATTGTACTCTTAAGAACGGAAGGAATTATTAATTCATACCTGCTGAAACTGGGGCTGATCAGTCAGCCGCTGGCCATGCTCTATAACCAGGAGTCGGTGCTGCTGGGGATGGTTTATATGCTGTTCCCTTTTATGGTGCTGCCGCTGTATGCTTCCATTGAGAAAATGGATAGGGCCTATTTGGAGGCCGCTGCCGATTTGGGGGCCAATCCGGTTCAGTCTTTCCTAAAAGTGACTGTGCCTCTGACGCTGCCGGGCATTATCGCCGGGTCGCTGCTGGTATTTGTGCCAACGCTGGGTTACTTTTTCATCCCTGACTTGATGGGCGGCAGTAAAATTATGCTGATCAGCAATTTGATTAAAAATCAATTTTTAACGGCCAGGGACTGGCCCTTTGGCGCGGCACTGTCTATTATTCTCATTTTACTGACACTGGTGTTGATTGCCATCTACCTGCGTGTGTTAGGAAAACAGAAAAATCCGGAGGTGTTTTAA
- a CDS encoding ferritin has protein sequence MLSEKMQKALNKQVQAEMYSANLYLAMSSYCDFKGLKGFANWLRVQYQEETAHALLLLDYVKERGGKAEVLQIDAPAVEFGTMTEVFKTVLKHEQHVTGLINGLYEVAIQEKDFAAQIFLQWFVNEQVEEEANATDILSKLEVIGDSGVNVLYLDKELSTRVFVPPSISNAN, from the coding sequence ATGCTTAGCGAAAAAATGCAAAAGGCGCTCAACAAACAGGTACAGGCAGAAATGTATTCGGCCAATTTGTATTTGGCAATGTCGTCGTACTGTGATTTTAAGGGCTTAAAAGGCTTTGCTAACTGGCTGCGGGTACAGTATCAGGAGGAAACAGCTCACGCCCTGCTGCTATTGGATTATGTGAAAGAACGTGGCGGCAAGGCAGAAGTCCTGCAAATTGACGCTCCGGCAGTTGAGTTTGGCACGATGACGGAAGTGTTTAAGACGGTTTTAAAGCATGAGCAGCATGTTACCGGATTAATTAACGGTCTCTATGAAGTGGCCATTCAGGAAAAAGACTTTGCGGCTCAAATTTTCTTGCAATGGTTTGTCAATGAGCAGGTAGAAGAGGAAGCCAATGCCACTGACATTCTTAGTAAACTGGAGGTAATCGGTGATAGCGGTGTAAACGTGCTCTATCTGGATAAAGAATTAAGCACCAGAGTATTTGTACCGCCTTCCATCAGTAACGCTAATTAA
- a CDS encoding flagellar hook capping FlgD N-terminal domain-containing protein, whose amino-acid sequence MSTLTTAINSSGTTTSSTATTTASSSSDTLGYSDFITLLTTELKYQDPTESQDSSQYISQLAQLSTLSQLNTISNSISNVQALNMIGKTATYEYTDSSGNTSTASGTVDSVISSSGSTYLSIDGNAVAIDKVVTVQDSSSSSSTSNSAS is encoded by the coding sequence ATGAGCACGTTGACAACAGCCATCAACTCCAGTGGTACCACTACTTCATCTACCGCTACCACGACAGCCAGTTCCAGCAGCGATACGCTTGGTTACAGCGATTTTATTACCTTGTTGACGACCGAGCTAAAGTATCAGGACCCCACGGAATCGCAGGATAGCTCACAGTATATCTCACAGCTGGCTCAGCTTAGCACCTTGTCGCAGCTAAATACTATCAGCAATTCCATTAGTAATGTACAAGCATTGAATATGATCGGTAAAACGGCTACTTATGAGTATACCGATTCTTCCGGCAACACATCTACCGCCAGTGGCACCGTGGATTCGGTGATCAGTTCCAGCGGGTCTACCTATCTTAGCATTGATGGTAATGCGGTTGCCATTGACAAGGTGGTAACCGTGCAAGACAGCTCCAGCAGTTCCAGTACTTCCAACAGCGCCAGTTGA
- a CDS encoding phenylacetate--CoA ligase family protein, whose protein sequence is MMLNPALEALPLQEKTALQAERLRAIVERAYRKTGFYHQRLSTGQLQPAMLQTVETITRLPFLTTADLAANYPYGLLTVPVSAIARFQQRATSRAVGLTQQDMANHLELLARSLVAGQISSGSVFMVVAAKEMMPYAPALQTAAEGIGATVIEQHGLNGKELLKSILKFGVTALFASPETFLQLAETLTTLGFSTSELPLLSLLCDARQLDNPLRHKLRQAYSTPIYTLYGHGDILSMGIAAECPEQNGLHLQEDHFYAEIVDPYTGLPVPDGQTGELVITTLTREGMPLLRYRTADFACLDRSPCPCGRTLARLHFSRFAGQ, encoded by the coding sequence ATGATGTTAAACCCGGCCCTAGAGGCCCTGCCCTTACAGGAAAAGACAGCCTTACAGGCGGAGAGGCTGCGAGCCATCGTCGAACGGGCCTATCGTAAGACCGGCTTTTACCACCAACGTCTGTCCACCGGTCAGTTACAACCTGCTATGTTGCAAACCGTCGAAACGATAACCAGGCTTCCTTTTCTGACTACCGCCGATTTAGCGGCTAATTATCCCTATGGGTTACTCACCGTTCCTGTCAGCGCCATTGCCCGCTTCCAGCAGAGAGCAACCAGCAGAGCAGTCGGCCTGACTCAGCAGGATATGGCCAATCACCTGGAACTCTTAGCCCGCAGCCTGGTCGCCGGCCAGATTTCCAGCGGTTCTGTTTTTATGGTAGTCGCCGCTAAAGAAATGATGCCCTATGCTCCCGCTTTGCAAACAGCAGCGGAAGGAATTGGCGCTACCGTCATTGAGCAGCATGGGCTAAACGGCAAAGAACTGCTCAAAAGCATACTTAAATTCGGCGTTACGGCCTTATTTGCCAGTCCGGAAACCTTTCTCCAATTGGCGGAAACTTTGACCACGCTCGGGTTTTCTACCAGCGAGCTTCCCCTGCTAAGTCTGTTGTGTGACGCCCGTCAGTTGGACAACCCTCTGCGCCATAAACTCCGGCAAGCGTACAGCACCCCCATTTACACGCTATATGGCCATGGCGATATTCTGTCTATGGGGATAGCCGCTGAGTGTCCCGAGCAAAACGGCCTGCATCTACAGGAAGATCACTTCTATGCCGAGATTGTCGACCCTTACACCGGCCTGCCTGTGCCGGACGGACAAACCGGTGAACTGGTCATTACAACGCTGACCCGGGAAGGTATGCCGCTGCTCCGCTATCGCACCGCTGATTTTGCCTGTCTGGACCGGTCGCCTTGTCCCTGCGGCAGGACCCTGGCGCGCCTGCATTTTTCCCGTTTTGCCGGCCAATAA
- the flgK gene encoding flagellar hook-associated protein FlgK: MSSTFGTYKTAYSGMYTSQAGLGATSNNLANVNTTGSSRTRVSAADKVTAQSSGSMGTGADVSSITRIRDQLLDQTYRAQNSQASYWSVKNGNLEYMQELMSEFGTTDSSSTASSSGLQATIEGFFNDWSELAKDPSSQSTRQALVEAANSLVSNFSELDQQLQQLQQDACNSVKDGVDSLNNLASKVAVLNGQISQAEVGNSGEASYLEDQRDELLDQISSLANISVTTGTDGTVQVSIGGTALVDGTKTRTLTVAGDGSISSPLQVQWVNTGNKAEISGGSIKAYLEDAEQTGYSDIATATLPYSYSTDNTSSISTLRQGLNNLLTTVATEVNSLLSSGTDLDGNSGSSIGGFFTPVDSGKALGITNIQVNPAIVSDTDKIAISATGKKGDGTIAKAISNLTGGDYFSCNGLAMNSTEFYAALTSWIGTAGSNASSNYSTQSALVTQIDTQRQTVSGISLDDEMSNMIVYQNAYNASAKVLSTIDELVAGLISDLGGELS, from the coding sequence ATGAGTTCGACTTTTGGTACATATAAAACGGCCTATTCGGGTATGTATACCAGCCAGGCCGGTTTGGGAGCTACCAGCAACAATCTGGCTAATGTAAACACCACTGGCAGTTCACGAACGCGGGTGTCGGCTGCCGATAAAGTCACCGCACAGTCCAGCGGTTCGATGGGAACCGGTGCTGATGTGAGTTCTATTACACGGATCAGAGATCAGCTTTTGGATCAGACCTACCGGGCTCAGAACAGTCAGGCCAGTTATTGGTCGGTGAAAAATGGTAATTTGGAATATATGCAGGAACTAATGAGTGAATTTGGCACAACCGACAGTTCGTCGACTGCTTCATCATCAGGTTTGCAGGCAACGATTGAGGGTTTTTTTAACGATTGGTCGGAACTGGCGAAAGATCCTTCCAGTCAAAGCACCCGGCAAGCGTTGGTGGAGGCGGCCAACTCCCTGGTAAGCAATTTTTCCGAGCTTGATCAGCAGTTGCAACAGCTGCAGCAGGATGCCTGCAACAGTGTTAAAGACGGTGTGGACAGCTTGAATAATCTGGCTTCAAAAGTGGCTGTGTTGAACGGTCAGATCAGTCAGGCCGAAGTGGGCAACAGTGGCGAAGCTTCCTATCTGGAAGATCAGCGGGATGAGTTACTGGATCAAATATCCAGCCTGGCTAATATTAGCGTGACAACCGGTACAGACGGTACGGTGCAGGTCAGTATTGGCGGCACGGCCTTAGTAGACGGTACAAAGACGCGGACTCTAACGGTGGCCGGTGACGGTTCGATAAGCAGCCCGCTGCAGGTGCAATGGGTTAATACGGGAAATAAGGCAGAGATAAGCGGCGGCAGTATCAAGGCTTATCTGGAAGACGCCGAGCAGACCGGCTATAGTGATATAGCTACAGCTACGTTACCTTATAGTTACAGTACGGATAACACCAGCTCAATCAGCACTTTGCGGCAGGGTTTAAACAATTTGTTGACGACGGTTGCTACGGAAGTCAATTCGCTGCTTAGCAGTGGAACTGATCTGGACGGCAACAGCGGCAGCAGTATCGGCGGATTTTTTACCCCTGTTGATTCCGGTAAGGCATTGGGCATTACCAATATCCAGGTTAATCCGGCCATTGTCAGTGATACGGATAAAATCGCTATTTCTGCTACAGGGAAAAAGGGGGACGGAACTATCGCCAAGGCTATTTCTAATCTGACTGGCGGTGATTATTTTTCTTGTAATGGTCTGGCAATGAACAGTACGGAATTTTATGCTGCCTTAACCTCATGGATTGGTACGGCAGGCAGCAATGCCAGCAGTAATTACAGTACCCAATCCGCTTTGGTAACGCAGATTGATACCCAGCGTCAGACTGTATCAGGTATTTCGCTTGATGATGAAATGTCGAATATGATTGTTTATCAAAACGCTTATAACGCCAGCGCCAAAGTATTAAGCACGATTGATGAGTTGGTGGCCGGCCTGATTAGCGATTTAGGCGGCGAATTATCGTAG
- a CDS encoding ABC transporter permease has translation MKQSRFQWAATAYLFFGFLFLYAPIFMLIVFSFNDSKVNAVWTGFTFKWYLQLFSNKGVLEATENSLAIALVSTLASTMLGTVTAVAMYKFKFKGKGVLDALLYIPIVIPEIVMGIAMLALFSILQVNLGMATLIIAHITFCLPFVILVVRARMQGFDPSLEEAAMDLGANAWKTFLHVTLPIILPGIVAGALLALTLSLDDVIISFFVAGPANTTLPLKVFSMVRTGVSPEINALSTLLLLVVLPLAVIAERIRHKNS, from the coding sequence TTGAAACAAAGTCGGTTTCAATGGGCAGCGACGGCCTATCTGTTTTTCGGATTTTTGTTTTTGTATGCGCCCATCTTTATGTTGATTGTTTTTTCGTTCAATGACTCAAAGGTCAATGCAGTATGGACAGGTTTCACGTTTAAATGGTATTTGCAGTTATTTTCCAATAAAGGAGTGCTGGAAGCAACGGAAAACAGTCTGGCTATTGCGTTGGTCAGCACGTTGGCGTCGACTATGCTGGGAACGGTAACGGCCGTGGCGATGTACAAATTCAAGTTCAAGGGGAAAGGCGTACTGGACGCGCTTTTGTATATTCCCATTGTCATTCCGGAAATTGTGATGGGTATCGCCATGCTGGCGCTGTTTTCTATTTTGCAGGTCAATTTGGGCATGGCTACGCTGATTATCGCGCATATTACTTTTTGCTTGCCCTTTGTTATCTTAGTGGTTCGGGCGCGGATGCAGGGCTTTGATCCCTCGCTGGAGGAGGCAGCCATGGATTTGGGTGCCAACGCCTGGAAGACTTTTCTTCATGTCACGTTGCCGATTATTTTGCCGGGAATTGTTGCCGGAGCGTTGCTGGCGCTGACATTATCGCTTGATGATGTCATTATCAGCTTTTTTGTTGCCGGTCCGGCCAATACGACATTACCGCTTAAAGTATTTTCGATGGTCAGGACAGGAGTTAGTCCGGAAATTAACGCCTTATCCACATTGTTGCTGTTAGTTGTCCTTCCCCTGGCTGTTATTGCCGAACGGATCAGGCATAAAAATAGCTAA
- a CDS encoding polyamine ABC transporter substrate-binding protein codes for MLKKLQESLWIILLAGLLSALLLGGCGKSADSGKPAAEEAKELNLFIWSEYIPQSVIDKFEKKYGIKVNYTTYSSNEEMLAKLAAGASQYDLSVATDYMVEILRKKDMAQPIDLGNIPNFKNIGDEFKNTAIDPGNKYTVPYMWGAVPIAVNTEKVKHPITSYKDLWSPEFENSLVVLDDQRAIIGAALKKLGYSLNETDPAKLEQAKEELKKLMPNIKAFDSDSPKTLLINGEAKAALVWGAEVSLAVRDNPNIKVVFPAEGMYLWQDNFFIPKDAPHKKAAELFINFILEPDISAEISKAFPYANPNLEAHKLIDQAILNDPAVYPPKEELAKGEHLKDVGEATAIYDRIWSEVKQK; via the coding sequence ATGTTGAAAAAACTGCAGGAGAGCTTATGGATTATATTGCTGGCAGGCCTGTTAAGCGCCCTTTTGCTTGGCGGCTGTGGCAAAAGCGCCGATAGTGGCAAACCGGCGGCAGAAGAAGCCAAAGAATTGAACTTGTTTATTTGGTCTGAGTACATACCGCAGTCGGTGATTGACAAGTTTGAAAAGAAATATGGAATTAAGGTAAACTATACCACTTATTCTTCTAATGAGGAAATGCTGGCCAAGCTGGCGGCGGGAGCCTCACAATACGATTTGTCGGTTGCTACCGATTATATGGTGGAGATCCTGCGTAAGAAGGATATGGCTCAGCCGATTGATTTGGGCAATATTCCTAACTTTAAAAATATTGGCGACGAGTTTAAAAATACGGCTATCGATCCGGGCAACAAGTACACCGTACCCTATATGTGGGGAGCCGTACCAATTGCTGTCAATACAGAGAAAGTGAAACATCCGATAACCTCCTATAAGGATTTATGGAGCCCTGAGTTTGAAAACTCGCTGGTTGTGCTGGATGATCAACGGGCCATCATTGGTGCTGCACTGAAAAAACTGGGCTATTCCCTCAACGAAACTGATCCGGCTAAATTGGAGCAAGCCAAGGAAGAGCTTAAAAAGCTGATGCCTAATATCAAAGCTTTTGACAGCGACAGCCCCAAGACGCTGCTAATTAATGGCGAGGCTAAGGCCGCACTGGTATGGGGGGCCGAAGTCTCGCTGGCGGTCCGGGACAATCCGAATATCAAGGTTGTATTCCCGGCGGAAGGCATGTATTTATGGCAGGATAATTTCTTTATTCCTAAAGATGCACCGCATAAAAAAGCCGCTGAATTGTTCATTAACTTTATTCTTGAACCGGACATCAGCGCCGAAATATCCAAGGCGTTCCCTTACGCCAATCCGAATCTGGAAGCACATAAGCTGATTGATCAGGCTATTTTGAATGATCCGGCTGTTTATCCGCCGAAGGAGGAACTGGCTAAAGGCGAGCATTTAAAGGATGTTGGCGAAGCGACGGCTATATATGACCGGATTTGGTCAGAAGTGAAGCAAAAATAA